Proteins co-encoded in one Populus trichocarpa isolate Nisqually-1 chromosome 10, P.trichocarpa_v4.1, whole genome shotgun sequence genomic window:
- the LOC7460749 gene encoding uncharacterized protein LOC7460749 codes for MWWMMNENGGHYCSKKTDDICSDFCGQDSSRVLSMSRIRCILRGMDLKMYLLLFILVPPCVYGIYMHGQKISYFLRPIWESPPKQFNEIPHYYHENVSMENLCKLHGWGIREFPRRVYDAVLFSNELDILTLRWKELYPYITQFIILESNSTFTGTEKLLYFANHRDQFKFVEPRLTYGTVGGRSRKGENPFIEEAFQRVALDRLIKIAGISDDDLLIMSDVDEIPSRHTINLLRWCDDIPSVLHLRLKNYLYSFEFLVDNNSWRASVHRYQTGTTQYAHYRHADDILADAGWHCSFCFRRISEFIFKMKAYSHFDRVRFKRYLNPERIQRVICKGADLFDMLPEEYTFKEIIGKMGPIPHSYSAVHLPSYLLEKADKYKFLLPGNCLRESG; via the exons atgtggtGGATGATGAATGAAAATGGCGGCCATTACTGCTCTAAGAAGACTGATGATATCTGTAGTGATTTTTGTGGCCAG GACTCGAGCCGAGTTTTGAGTATGTCCAGAATCAGGTGTATCCTTCGTGGCATGGATTTAAAGATGTATTTGCTTCTATTTATACTCGTGCCACCATGTGTCTATGGTATTTACATGCATGGACAGAAGATCTCATACTTCTTGCGGCCGATATGGGAATCTCCACCAAAACAGTTCAATGAAATCCCACACTATTATCATGAGAATGTGTCAATGGAGAACCTCTGCAAACTCCACGGTTGGGGAATTCGTGAGTTCCCAAGACGTGTTTATGATGCAGTGTTATTCAGTAATGAACTGGACATCCTTACTTTGCGATGGAAAGAATTGTACCCTTACATCACACAGTTCATTATCCTTGAGTCTAATTCAACCTTCACCGGGACAGAAAAGCTTCTCTATTTTGCCAACCATCGAGATCAGTTCAAATTTGTTGAGCCCAGGTTGACCTATGGAACCGTCGGAGGGAGGTCTAGGAAAGGGGAAAACCCTTTTATCGAAGAGGCATTCCAACGAGTGGCATTGGATCGACTTATCAAAATAGCAGGGATTTCTGATGATGACTTGCTTATAATGTCAGATGTTGATGAGATACCAAGCAGACACACTATCAATCTTTTGAGGTGGTGCGATGACATTCCTTCAGTTCTTCATCTCCGGCTGAAAAATTATCTTTACTCTTTTGAGTTTCTCGTGGACAATAACAGCTGGAGAGCTTCAGTCCACAGATATCAGACAGGCACGACGCAGTATGCACATTATCGCCATGCAGATGACATTTTGGCAGATGCAGGGTGGCACTGCAGCTTTTGTTTCCGCCGTATAAGCGAGTTTATCTTTAAGATGAAAGCTTACAGTCATTTTGATAGAGTCAGGTTCAAACGTTACTTGAACCCTGAAAGAATCCAGAGAGTAATTTGCAAGGGTGCTGATTTATTTGATATGCTTCCAGAGGAGTACACATTCAAGGAAATTATTGGGAAAATGGGACCAATTCCTCATTCCTACTCAGCTGTTCATCTTCCATCATATCTTCTGGAGAAGGCGGACAAGTATAAATTTCTCTTGCCTGGGAACTGCTTAAGAGAAAGTGGGTGA
- the LOC7477085 gene encoding probable E3 ubiquitin-protein ligase XERICO, with protein MGLSSFPGAAEGVLPVLVMNTVLSVALLKSMVRSVLQLVVGANWTPPDYEEEPDEYRRENARERRISITQFKSLNQNDGGARNSAMECCVCLCGFEAEEEVSELSCKHFFHRGCLDKWFDNIHATCPLCRSNL; from the coding sequence atggggctCTCAAGTTTCCCTGGTGCAGCTGAAGGAGTGCTGCCTGTGCTGGTAATGAACACAGTCTTATCAGTTGCTCTGCTTAAGAGCATGGTGAGGTCAGTGCTGCAATTAGTGGTGGGTGCAAATTGGACTCCGCCAGATTATGAGGAAGAACCAGACGAGTATCGTCGAGAAAATGCGAGAGAGAGAAGAATATCAATAACCCAGTTCAAGTCTTTGAACCAGAATGATGGCGGTGCTAGGAATAGTGCCATGGAATGTTGTGTGTGCCTTTGTGGGTTTGAAGCTGAAGAGGAGGTGAGTGAGCTTTCTTGCAAGCATTTCTTCCACAGAGGTTGTTTAGACAAGTGGTTTGATAACATCCATGCTACCTGCCCTCTTTGTCGATCTAACCTTTAA
- the LOC7477084 gene encoding uncharacterized protein LOC7477084 isoform X3: MRILLTTFFGVVFGFLIGVSFPTLSLTKSNKSSGFFPVIDLAYSENKPGSKTVLSPWSSMKGNNSSSMQAPNSKDKSKIWVPSNPRGAERLPPGFVVAESDYYLRRLWGDPKEDLTRAPRYLVTFTVGYDQRKNIDACVKKFSENFTILLFHYDGRVSEWDEFEWSKSAIHVSARKQTKWWYAKRFLHPDIVAPYDYIFIWDEDLGVEHFNAEEYIKLVKKHGLEISQPGLEPNKGLTWQMTKRRGDSEVHKITDEKPGWCTDPHLPPCAAFVEIMAPVFSRDAWRCVWHMIQNDLVHGWGLDFALRKCIEPAHEKIGVVDSQWIVHQTIPSLGNQGESQNGKKPWQGVKERCRKEWTMFQNRLASAERTYFRTAGLDPPNSNGH, translated from the exons ATGAGGATACTCTTAACTACATTTTTTGGAGTAGTTTTTGGCTTTTTGATAGGAGTATCTTTTCCGACCTTGTCATTGACTAAG TCAAATAAGTCATCGGGCTTCTTTCCTGTCATTGATTTGGCATACAGCGAGAACAAACCAGGATCTAAAACCGTTTTGAGCCCTTGGTCTTCTATGAAGGGCAACAATAGTAGCTCAATGCAAGCACCAAATTCAAAAGATAAATCCAAG ATTTGGGTCCCTTCAAATCCCCGTGGTGCAGAAAGACTACCACCAGGATTTGTTGTTGCTGAGTCAGACTACTATTTACGAAGATTGTGGGGTGATCCCAAAGAG GATTTGACCAGGGCACCAAGATATCTTGTAACCTTCACTGTTGGCTACGATCAGAGAAAGAATATTGATGCATGTGTTAAAAAG TTTTCAGAGAACTTTACTATCCTTCTATTCCATTATGACGGGCGAGTTTCTGAATGGGATGAATTTGAGTGGTCGAAGAGTGCCATTCATGTGAGTGCCCGGAAACAGACTAAATG gtGGTATGCTAAGAGGTTTTTACATCCTGATATTGTGGCACCGTATGACTACATATTTATCTGGGATGAAGACCTGGGAGTAGAGCATTTCAATGCAGAAGA ATATATAAAACTAGTGAAGAAGCATGGCTTGGAGATTTCACAGCCTGGCCTGGAACCTAACAAAGGGTTAACATGGCAGATGACAAAGAGAAGAGGTGATAGTGAAGTTCACAA GATAACAGATGAGAAACCAGGCTGGTGCACTGACCCACATCTACCACCTTGTGCAGC GTTTGTTGAAATCATGGCTCCAGTGTTTTCACGAGATGCTTGGCGCTGTGTGTGGcatatgattcag AATGACTTGGTCCATGGTTGGGGTCTTGATTTTGCTCTTAGAAAATGTATAGAG cCTGCCCATGAGAAGATAGGAGTTGTAGATTCTCAGTGGATTGTTCATCAAACTATTCCCTCTCTTGGGAACCAG GGCGAGTCACAAAATGGGAAGAAACCGTGGCAAGGG GTAAAGGAGAGGTGCAGGAAGGAGTGGACTATGTTTCAGAACCGGCTGGCCAGCGCAGAAAGGACATATTTTAGGACAGCGGGGCTTGATCCTCCCAATTCTAATGGTCACTAG
- the LOC7477084 gene encoding uncharacterized protein LOC7477084 isoform X2: MGILALSAGSRKPNETMRILLTTFFGVVFGFLIGVSFPTLSLTKSNKSSGFFPVIDLAYSENKPGSKTVLSPWSSMKGNNSSSMQAPNSKDKSKIWVPSNPRGAERLPPGFVVAESDYYLRRLWGDPKEDLTRAPRYLVTFTVGYDQRKNIDACVKKFSENFTILLFHYDGRVSEWDEFEWSKSAIHVSARKQTKWWYAKRFLHPDIVAPYDYIFIWDEDLGVEHFNAEEYIKLVKKHGLEISQPGLEPNKGLTWQMTKRRGDSEVHKITDEKPGWCTDPHLPPCAAFVEIMAPVFSRDAWRCVWHMIQNDLVHGWGLDFALRKCIEPAHEKIGVVDSQWIVHQTIPSLGNQGESQNGKKPWQGVKERCRKEWTMFQNRLASAERTYFRTAGLDPPNSNGH, from the exons ATGGGAATCCTTGCACTCAG TGCTGGTAGTAGAAAACCAAATGAGACCATGAGGATACTCTTAACTACATTTTTTGGAGTAGTTTTTGGCTTTTTGATAGGAGTATCTTTTCCGACCTTGTCATTGACTAAG TCAAATAAGTCATCGGGCTTCTTTCCTGTCATTGATTTGGCATACAGCGAGAACAAACCAGGATCTAAAACCGTTTTGAGCCCTTGGTCTTCTATGAAGGGCAACAATAGTAGCTCAATGCAAGCACCAAATTCAAAAGATAAATCCAAG ATTTGGGTCCCTTCAAATCCCCGTGGTGCAGAAAGACTACCACCAGGATTTGTTGTTGCTGAGTCAGACTACTATTTACGAAGATTGTGGGGTGATCCCAAAGAG GATTTGACCAGGGCACCAAGATATCTTGTAACCTTCACTGTTGGCTACGATCAGAGAAAGAATATTGATGCATGTGTTAAAAAG TTTTCAGAGAACTTTACTATCCTTCTATTCCATTATGACGGGCGAGTTTCTGAATGGGATGAATTTGAGTGGTCGAAGAGTGCCATTCATGTGAGTGCCCGGAAACAGACTAAATG gtGGTATGCTAAGAGGTTTTTACATCCTGATATTGTGGCACCGTATGACTACATATTTATCTGGGATGAAGACCTGGGAGTAGAGCATTTCAATGCAGAAGA ATATATAAAACTAGTGAAGAAGCATGGCTTGGAGATTTCACAGCCTGGCCTGGAACCTAACAAAGGGTTAACATGGCAGATGACAAAGAGAAGAGGTGATAGTGAAGTTCACAA GATAACAGATGAGAAACCAGGCTGGTGCACTGACCCACATCTACCACCTTGTGCAGC GTTTGTTGAAATCATGGCTCCAGTGTTTTCACGAGATGCTTGGCGCTGTGTGTGGcatatgattcag AATGACTTGGTCCATGGTTGGGGTCTTGATTTTGCTCTTAGAAAATGTATAGAG cCTGCCCATGAGAAGATAGGAGTTGTAGATTCTCAGTGGATTGTTCATCAAACTATTCCCTCTCTTGGGAACCAG GGCGAGTCACAAAATGGGAAGAAACCGTGGCAAGGG GTAAAGGAGAGGTGCAGGAAGGAGTGGACTATGTTTCAGAACCGGCTGGCCAGCGCAGAAAGGACATATTTTAGGACAGCGGGGCTTGATCCTCCCAATTCTAATGGTCACTAG
- the LOC7477084 gene encoding uncharacterized protein LOC7477084 isoform X1: MFGVPLTSFAGSRKPNETMRILLTTFFGVVFGFLIGVSFPTLSLTKSNKSSGFFPVIDLAYSENKPGSKTVLSPWSSMKGNNSSSMQAPNSKDKSKIWVPSNPRGAERLPPGFVVAESDYYLRRLWGDPKEDLTRAPRYLVTFTVGYDQRKNIDACVKKFSENFTILLFHYDGRVSEWDEFEWSKSAIHVSARKQTKWWYAKRFLHPDIVAPYDYIFIWDEDLGVEHFNAEEYIKLVKKHGLEISQPGLEPNKGLTWQMTKRRGDSEVHKITDEKPGWCTDPHLPPCAAFVEIMAPVFSRDAWRCVWHMIQNDLVHGWGLDFALRKCIEPAHEKIGVVDSQWIVHQTIPSLGNQGESQNGKKPWQGVKERCRKEWTMFQNRLASAERTYFRTAGLDPPNSNGH; encoded by the exons AT GTTTGGCGTTCCTTTGACCTCCTT TGCTGGTAGTAGAAAACCAAATGAGACCATGAGGATACTCTTAACTACATTTTTTGGAGTAGTTTTTGGCTTTTTGATAGGAGTATCTTTTCCGACCTTGTCATTGACTAAG TCAAATAAGTCATCGGGCTTCTTTCCTGTCATTGATTTGGCATACAGCGAGAACAAACCAGGATCTAAAACCGTTTTGAGCCCTTGGTCTTCTATGAAGGGCAACAATAGTAGCTCAATGCAAGCACCAAATTCAAAAGATAAATCCAAG ATTTGGGTCCCTTCAAATCCCCGTGGTGCAGAAAGACTACCACCAGGATTTGTTGTTGCTGAGTCAGACTACTATTTACGAAGATTGTGGGGTGATCCCAAAGAG GATTTGACCAGGGCACCAAGATATCTTGTAACCTTCACTGTTGGCTACGATCAGAGAAAGAATATTGATGCATGTGTTAAAAAG TTTTCAGAGAACTTTACTATCCTTCTATTCCATTATGACGGGCGAGTTTCTGAATGGGATGAATTTGAGTGGTCGAAGAGTGCCATTCATGTGAGTGCCCGGAAACAGACTAAATG gtGGTATGCTAAGAGGTTTTTACATCCTGATATTGTGGCACCGTATGACTACATATTTATCTGGGATGAAGACCTGGGAGTAGAGCATTTCAATGCAGAAGA ATATATAAAACTAGTGAAGAAGCATGGCTTGGAGATTTCACAGCCTGGCCTGGAACCTAACAAAGGGTTAACATGGCAGATGACAAAGAGAAGAGGTGATAGTGAAGTTCACAA GATAACAGATGAGAAACCAGGCTGGTGCACTGACCCACATCTACCACCTTGTGCAGC GTTTGTTGAAATCATGGCTCCAGTGTTTTCACGAGATGCTTGGCGCTGTGTGTGGcatatgattcag AATGACTTGGTCCATGGTTGGGGTCTTGATTTTGCTCTTAGAAAATGTATAGAG cCTGCCCATGAGAAGATAGGAGTTGTAGATTCTCAGTGGATTGTTCATCAAACTATTCCCTCTCTTGGGAACCAG GGCGAGTCACAAAATGGGAAGAAACCGTGGCAAGGG GTAAAGGAGAGGTGCAGGAAGGAGTGGACTATGTTTCAGAACCGGCTGGCCAGCGCAGAAAGGACATATTTTAGGACAGCGGGGCTTGATCCTCCCAATTCTAATGGTCACTAG